The nucleotide sequence TTCATACAACGGCTGCTATCAAACGAATCGTGCACATGTCACATAGCCAACACAAAGTAATAAACACCTATAAACACCTAATTAATTGCCTATATAAAAATCCCTTTTGGGAGTTTGTCAGTTGATAAGCCTAGGGACTTTGGGAATGTATACTTTCAAAGGTTAGTTACCTCATTTAACGTTTACACAGATGGCGCATTATATAATTCCTATTACAGAATAGTAGTTTTGTGATGGCAATTATTTTATGCTTTAGAAAAAGGAATGGAATATTGTTACTAAATTATTAAGTCACATTATAGAAATAGTTACTGCACCCACAGGCAGTATATTTGTGGCAATTACATTCAAATCAACTGGTTTGTATAATATGTAGTCTATGATCTCCCACTACGCAGTTACACATTGTCAAATCAATTTGTTAAGTTAATTCTCCGCCACGAGACGCATTTGGAGAACGCTCCTTGGGTTTGTCAGAGAAGGTATTATCGCTTAACTATTCGTAGCATaggcatgatatatatatatgttatacacacacacacacacatatatatatatatatatatatatatatatagcctacatatatatatatatatatatatatatatttatatatatatatatatatagcctacatatatatatatatatatatatatatatttatatatatatatataaatatatataggctatatatatatatatatacatatatatatatatttatatatatatttatatatatatatatatatataggctatatatacatatatataggcctatatatatatatatatatatatatatatatatatatatatatgtatatatgtatatatatatgtatattcgtccccgttctggcgtagtgacgaatgttcaaaatgtgagttttgagaaaacgcgctCTAAACATTTTCACGTTTTGACTTTAGTACAGCGTAATTAAAAAAGGATCTTTTgtaccgaaagttgtcaatattttaaatataacaaatagaactttgagttctcatatttgttgctgatcgaaaaatttcttacaaagtagtaattttagtgtaaacatattcgtcgttatgtcatgtcattttcagttaaatttagacattcgtcacacattcgtcactatgttagaactaaattttgaagtttcgtcctgtcacagacttttattcgtcacttttgtgtgtagtagcTAGGGTATACCGTGAATGTTCACTGTCacatggggagaggaaggggaagggataTGATGAAATttgaacacatgcagttgcaaaaataatagttccagtggcgtaatctgttaattcggaactcttataaagcttacagactacggaaaattgtgtgcaattcttcattttcaagttagtgtattacgtgaaatgtgtctgacaatagtttctaagtatcTTTCAAACGCTTTGGGAAGCATTTCCACTATAGGCCTactatccccttaaacggaatgtAAACTTTTTGTTACGcccacaggcacattcataatatccaacccaacctcgtgtgaatcctcagatttaaagaaggaaaacaaatgtgccattgttcaagtgttttcaagttgtactgtagtatgttgttccttttttatatttccttccagtatacatataacaaaatttttacgctcacaggcacattcataatatccaacccaacctcgtgtgaatcctcagatttaaagaaggaaacaactgtgcAATTGTGCAATTGTTTCCAAGTTAGTATGTTgttcccttttttttatttccttcagtatacatataaaatttatagagaggagtcatataatacctcaacaagaagaataactcatataaaagttttttttaagatgAAAGGATACCgaacagtccaagaataactaatataaaagggaagaaaatgtcaagatgatgtaggatatcatataaaatacatctacacatacaaaagtaaatacataaaacgatataacaaacagactacaacaaacattttgttcgaatggaatgtataaagcagcacggtaaataaatgagtttctgtaaacttacgttcggtattttgtggggattccttagatttctgctcgatttgtgcaggagacttttattacagtatacaaagggtgCTTCTGATCACCGTAAATCCTATTAGCCATTCTTGTTAACTcaggtcttgcagcagcatttactttttcaaaaagtatatggcaatctaaattaaatatagcCGATGTGTAATTAGGAaacttcatttttctttctttgcttttttgcaatataaaatggtaccagacaggcactgtatagatcacatgtgccagggtagaataatagtattgaaaacattttccttagcattttggttaaagaaagaaaCACCTAAGCCACACTAGATAATTTGTagtatacttttttttaataccctGATGCTTTTccaagaaaaggtcaaactgtcgtcgatgtatactcccagtactcagttttggaggttctagccacCTCAGCTCCCTcaataataatacgttgcgatcttgatagaatgagaccttcatgttttatggttttattttcaaaaacaaatttcctttattttgggggttacgcaataaagtcttgcggtcacatgttggaactatgtcatttacagaactCTGAtaatttcattggtcagtttcaacgGAGCTCTTATGAATtgtgcatgatacagcagtatcattggcatattttgtaacagaaatatgtgagtttgacctaatttcatcagtatatatagtaaataatattgcatataatggacccccacccccaaggcacaccaacctttatttccgatatttccgataaccctttatccaacTTTACTTGTCTGGaccatccttgaagaaattgtgtcagccaatgaaAAGACACgtttctttgataaatcgtaaaagatccttcattaattgatttggtAAGACAGAAATAGACAGTTTTAAAACTTCTAACCCGGCTCAAccgattcttcaccctcgaaataggtaagaacaatatttaactcaatttcgccaaaagtgcaCATTCGCCACTACGCGAAAACGGGGACGATATATGGTATATTGACATCGATTGCATGTTACGAAGACTGCGAGAAAGCTTAAGCACATAAACTTCACTGTAAGAATGTATAATGGAGACagctatatatattttcttcatttttcaattaaatgaaatatgcttaagatttctttttttttttctacatttttttcattCGCAGGAATATCACATAAAGCAACTCGCGGAGTTGTCGCGATAATATAGTATGGGTTTCACCGGAACTGCTTTTTTCATCTATCCTACATTTCTTGTAGTGATCTATCTTTCTCATGTAGGACTCTCTGCGGAATGTAGTTGTAAAAAAGTTAAGTTTGCATCCTGCCAAAAAGATGCTCTGTATTACAACCGGGACTTCGTGGCCAGATATACGCAGGAATCTGTCGAGTCATTCAGTGTTGACTTATACCAGGAACCAATCATTCAACCTACCAGAGAACAGATCAAGATTGTGAAAAGGAAATACCGGTAAATCAACTTAGATAGGATGTTTATGATCTATTTAATAGGATAGTAGTATACAACTTACGATTGGCACAAATAACATTCATTCTGATAATGAAGTTAATTGTAACAAAGTTGTTTTGAATCCCATCTTGATAGCTTCTTGAAATTAAATTCTTGAAATTAAATACATATACTtgtatataaatacacacatatatatatatatatatatatatatatatatatatatatatatatataaatatatatatatatatatatatagatatatatatatatatatatatatatatatatatatatatatatatataaatatatatatatatatagatatatatatatatgtatagatatatatatagatattgatatatatacatgtatagatatatatatagatattgatatatatatatatatatagtataccttATCAACAACATACAGCAAAATATCCAGTCAAACGATTTGGTTGAGGCTATTTTTCCAGCTTATATGATCGTTCCAAATTTATAGGAAAAACAGTTGAAAAACGGTTGATGATGTTTGTCGATGTATGACATCTTTTTAATTTGACCTCTGAAATAAGGAAGAACAACagctttgtttacatttatgtAGTTTGTTGTAGCCATATAATAATCTATTCAATGAAACTTGGGAAATTTTAATTAGTCCGGAATCATGCATCAAATATTATTCAATGAATCACAAACTCTTATATAGCTTCAACAAACCATCAAACCCAATCGCTGTCCGTTCTGGCGTTCCACAGCATTTACTTAAAACTAGGCTCTTCCTTTATTTTCGTCATATTTTAGGAATATGTTCTCCTATCCAACGAGAGTAACTGCCGATCCACCAGTGGTCATTACTCCCCCCGGCGGCGAAACGGAGATCGGCGTAGATCCGATATTTGGAATAACCGTCGAGAGAAATACAACGTGTACAAACACGACAGACAGGGAGCTATTCGAAAATTGGATTCGCGTAACCGAAATGATAGAATGTAACACCACTGACGCCTTTGGTTATCGAGGACAGAGTAGGCATAGAAGTGTGAAATATCTTTCACCTCCTGAAAGACCCTCCCGATCAAAGAGACAACTCGGAAAGATAAAACTATGTAAGGCTGACTATATTCCACCAGAGCAAGTTCTTTACACAGTGTCCAGTACCAGAGGAGATCCAGTCCAAGTTATGCAGGTATAATTCCCCCtaccttccctcccccccacccgcccACCCGCTCTCCTCACCCTTCGGTCCGTTCCATAATGTACCGCCCGTGCAACACGCATAGTTGATTCAATCCGGGTCCCAGACTCGTCATCCACTCAAGTTCCTCCGTTCTGGCTTTACGTCTATATTCCCAGAAAAGCTTTTCTATAGTAGAACGTTGTCCAGCGGCAGGGGAGACCCATTCCTGATTTCCTTTGTTACCCGTTCCTGTTTCCCTCCCCACACCAAAAACTATGTTCGACATCTTTTGCCCTCTGCCCGCCGCCGTTCTCTTGAATTATCATGAAGCACCAGTTTGCATTTTAGTTTTAAAAGGGGGTTTATTCAGGGTTTGTGTAAGCTCCAATACGGTTACTGAAAAGTATGGTTACAATTGGTTAAATAACAACTGAATCTTTTCaaaactaccccccccccacccaccttccGACTATATCCTCCTAACCCCACCTCTCCCTTCCTCTGCCCGATGTCTTTTGTTATTATTCGGTAATCACAAGTAGAAAACAcaagttcattttttttttcttttaatggaCTTTTACGATGATTCGT is from Apostichopus japonicus isolate 1M-3 chromosome 16, ASM3797524v1, whole genome shotgun sequence and encodes:
- the LOC139983562 gene encoding uncharacterized protein, with protein sequence MGFTGTAFFIYPTFLVVIYLSHVGLSAECSCKKVKFASCQKDALYYNRDFVARYTQESVESFSVDLYQEPIIQPTREQIKIVKRKYRNMFSYPTRVTADPPVVITPPGGETEIGVDPIFGITVERNTTCTNTTDRELFENWIRVTEMIECNTTDAFGYRGQSRHRSVKYLSPPERPSRSKRQLGKIKLCKADYIPPEQVLYTVSSTRGDPVQVMQMPGAYQDMGDISCTPASTIPRDIRCELEMVDSPKVVFKLRGKYIESENIRIPRCTAYQLL